From the Alkalibacter rhizosphaerae genome, one window contains:
- a CDS encoding IS5 family transposase yields MYRSSDRSQPGFLDFNQPLGLKMNPNNRWVTMANQIPWEKFEEKYAGLFPSDTGNVAKPLRMALGSLIIQIKYGFSDRELVEQLTENPYYQYFIGLSGYRETAPFDASLLVSFRKRISAEMLMEANEYIIAAASSNDDNNSDDSGSGSDEPLDKQGAAEKPVNKGTLILDATCAPSNIRYPQDFSLLNEAREKLEAMIDRICKDHGICKPRTYRQEARKNYLALAKTKKRSKSKIRKTIRKQLGYVKRDLRYIDDFLEGGYALTEKEKPLLRTIRLLYEQQDYMFKNHTHSVENRIVSIQQPYLRPIVRGKVKTPVEFGAKFDLSVDEMGYARIEKLSFDPYNESTCLQKAVENYKSRTGHYPERVLVDQIYRTRANREYCKDKGVRLSGPKLGRPSKNHEHDKAIEYQDNVDRIEVERAFSLSKRCYGLGLIKTKLKETTTATIALSVLATNLFRIQLRLFFRLLF; encoded by the coding sequence ATGTACAGATCATCCGATAGATCACAACCTGGCTTTCTCGATTTCAATCAACCCCTCGGTCTCAAAATGAACCCCAATAACCGATGGGTAACCATGGCAAACCAAATACCTTGGGAAAAGTTCGAAGAAAAATATGCCGGCTTGTTTCCAAGCGATACCGGAAATGTGGCGAAACCTTTGCGAATGGCTTTAGGCTCTTTGATCATCCAAATAAAGTATGGATTTTCAGACCGTGAACTTGTGGAGCAGCTGACAGAGAATCCGTATTATCAGTACTTCATTGGTCTATCGGGCTATCGGGAAACCGCACCCTTTGATGCCAGTCTGTTGGTATCGTTCCGAAAGCGCATCAGTGCAGAAATGTTGATGGAAGCCAATGAATATATCATAGCAGCCGCTTCGTCCAATGATGACAATAACAGTGATGATTCTGGATCTGGATCGGACGAGCCATTGGATAAGCAGGGAGCTGCAGAAAAACCTGTTAACAAAGGAACGCTGATCCTCGATGCAACATGTGCACCTTCAAACATCCGTTACCCGCAAGACTTTTCATTGCTGAACGAGGCAAGAGAAAAGCTTGAAGCAATGATTGACCGTATTTGCAAAGACCATGGGATTTGCAAACCCAGGACTTACCGTCAAGAAGCACGAAAGAATTACCTCGCGCTTGCAAAAACGAAGAAAAGAAGCAAATCAAAAATCAGAAAAACCATCCGCAAGCAACTTGGATACGTGAAACGTGATCTTAGGTATATCGATGATTTTCTCGAAGGTGGTTATGCGCTAACAGAGAAGGAAAAACCGCTGCTGAGAACGATCCGGCTGCTGTATGAACAGCAGGATTACATGTTCAAGAATCATACCCACTCCGTTGAGAATAGAATTGTAAGCATTCAACAACCCTACCTGCGTCCCATTGTCAGAGGCAAGGTGAAAACGCCTGTTGAGTTTGGCGCAAAATTCGACCTGAGTGTTGACGAAATGGGTTATGCACGCATTGAAAAGCTTTCCTTTGATCCGTACAACGAAAGTACATGTCTGCAGAAGGCGGTCGAAAACTATAAGAGTCGTACAGGACATTACCCAGAAAGGGTACTTGTGGATCAAATCTATCGAACCCGCGCCAACCGGGAATACTGCAAAGATAAAGGCGTCCGGTTGTCAGGGCCAAAACTGGGACGTCCATCAAAAAACCATGAGCATGACAAAGCCATAGAATATCAGGACAACGTTGACCGGATCGAGGTCGAGAGAGCATTCAGTTTAAGCAAAAGGTGTTATGGCTTGGGTCTGATCAAAACCAAACTTAAAGAAACAACCACGGCAACGATAGCGCTGTCTGTTTTGGCGACGAATCTATTCAGGATTCAGTTGCGCCTATTTTTCCGGCTACTTTTCTAG
- a CDS encoding IS6 family transposase, producing MAENLFKWKHFESEIIILCVRWYLKYPLSYRMLVEMMAERGVNVTHTTIMRWVHQYSPIINERLRKRLKKTNDSWRMDETYLKIKGKNAYLYRAVDSDGNKVDFFVSEFRDKHAARKFFKKSVEAPHNQQPKVITTDKYGATEIAILEEIYYGSLSCKTQHRMTKYMNNIIEQDYRFIKKKINPMLGFYSYENTVKTICGIEIMHMIRKGQVEGIQCVHSEVGMINELLGVAA from the coding sequence ATGGCGGAGAATCTTTTCAAATGGAAGCACTTTGAATCAGAGATTATCATTTTATGTGTGAGATGGTATTTGAAATATCCGTTAAGCTACCGAATGTTGGTGGAAATGATGGCCGAGAGAGGTGTGAATGTAACCCATACTACCATTATGAGATGGGTGCATCAATATTCTCCGATAATCAATGAAAGATTGCGAAAACGTCTCAAGAAAACGAACGATTCCTGGAGAATGGATGAGACATATCTGAAAATCAAGGGGAAAAATGCATATCTGTATCGAGCAGTGGATTCAGATGGAAATAAAGTAGACTTCTTTGTTTCAGAATTCCGTGACAAGCACGCTGCTAGGAAGTTCTTCAAGAAATCGGTAGAAGCTCCTCACAATCAGCAGCCAAAAGTCATTACTACGGATAAATATGGAGCAACTGAAATCGCTATTCTTGAAGAGATCTATTATGGGAGTTTGAGCTGTAAGACACAACACCGAATGACAAAATATATGAATAACATTATAGAGCAGGATTATCGGTTCATAAAGAAGAAGATCAATCCGATGCTTGGTTTTTATAGTTATGAAAACACAGTGAAGACCATTTGTGGAATTGAAATCATGCATATGATTCGAAAAGGGCAGGTTGAAGGAATTCAATGTGTCCATTCCGAAGTTGGTATGATTAATGAATTATTAGGGGTAGCTGCATAA
- a CDS encoding 3-methyl-2-oxobutanoate hydroxymethyltransferase, with protein MSEEKNQVDINKEDKKVQASKMKKGRKTIAYLQEKKDKGEKIVQMCPANRDQYFTMAAEMAGCDICRLTVPAENTAMSIANAPWWIRTVRNAAKMIHINFYMQTPTFSSKEKALEYGAMYMAEGADSLLPMGVNNETLKYMADNHLVVFGHVGALSGWQTSRHGGYKRLGKTAEDAMDVFRMAYEYQENGMMGMTIELTPIEVTNAIAKKLRVPVISIAAGGAADGCEMVDFDTFNMMPSPVSHAKAYGDFFKWAAGAYAGWANDVRTGAYPEDKHGFHMEEKELDKFMDLLEQKHTITTF; from the coding sequence ATGTCAGAGGAAAAGAATCAAGTGGATATCAACAAAGAAGACAAAAAAGTGCAAGCATCCAAGATGAAAAAAGGAAGGAAGACCATCGCATATCTTCAGGAGAAAAAGGATAAGGGTGAGAAGATTGTTCAGATGTGCCCAGCTAACAGAGATCAATACTTTACTATGGCTGCGGAGATGGCAGGCTGTGACATTTGCAGATTGACAGTACCGGCAGAAAATACTGCTATGTCCATTGCAAATGCACCATGGTGGATACGTACGGTGCGGAATGCAGCAAAGATGATTCATATCAATTTCTACATGCAGACACCTACTTTTTCCTCAAAAGAAAAAGCGCTGGAATATGGAGCAATGTACATGGCTGAGGGTGCGGATTCCTTGTTGCCTATGGGGGTCAATAACGAGACCTTGAAATACATGGCGGACAACCATCTTGTTGTTTTCGGTCATGTAGGAGCATTGTCGGGCTGGCAGACCAGTAGACATGGAGGATACAAGCGTTTGGGCAAGACTGCTGAGGACGCAATGGATGTATTCCGCATGGCTTATGAGTACCAGGAGAATGGCATGATGGGGATGACCATCGAATTGACGCCGATTGAAGTAACCAATGCCATTGCTAAGAAGCTGCGAGTTCCGGTGATCTCTATTGCTGCAGGAGGCGCTGCAGATGGCTGTGAAATGGTAGACTTTGATACTTTCAACATGATGCCTTCACCGGTTTCCCATGCCAAGGCCTATGGCGATTTCTTCAAATGGGCTGCCGGGGCATATGCAGGATGGGCTAACGATGTCCGCACTGGTGCATATCCTGAAGATAAGCATGGTTTCCATATGGAGGAAAAAGAGCTCGACAAATTCATGGATCTTTTGGAACAAAAGCATACGATCACCACATTTTAA
- a CDS encoding response regulator transcription factor: MAPSANIPWQEIYDVTLACGNVHERKAFSVEVLSQLKKLCDFDESLVYFLDGNGKICNQYLMNIDKHWSTMYLEYFSKVEGSFKIKNVRENSTKPMMNIRAWNEESSSDFISNYIRPRNLQYSLGFVLFDINGRPRTIFALDRKKDENFSEKEVEILNLIIPLLNNLHKNFFSQKTVSPGAEHISWETANLTPREIEVVNLLCKGVSPASISETLHISQSTTNKHIAHIYEKMHVSTRQELIVRLLG, encoded by the coding sequence ATGGCTCCTAGCGCGAATATACCCTGGCAAGAAATTTATGATGTTACCCTCGCATGTGGAAATGTGCATGAAAGAAAAGCTTTTTCTGTAGAGGTTCTATCCCAGCTAAAAAAATTATGTGATTTTGATGAGTCCTTGGTATATTTTTTAGATGGGAACGGAAAAATTTGCAATCAGTATTTAATGAATATCGATAAGCATTGGAGCACTATGTACCTTGAATATTTTTCAAAGGTAGAGGGAAGTTTCAAAATAAAAAATGTACGAGAAAATTCTACTAAGCCTATGATGAATATTCGGGCATGGAATGAAGAGAGTTCCTCAGATTTTATTTCCAACTATATTCGTCCTCGTAACTTACAATATTCTCTTGGGTTTGTCTTATTTGATATCAATGGGAGGCCTAGAACGATTTTTGCTTTGGACAGAAAAAAGGACGAAAATTTCTCTGAAAAAGAAGTGGAAATTTTGAATCTGATTATTCCTTTGTTGAACAATCTGCATAAAAACTTCTTTTCGCAAAAGACTGTTAGTCCTGGAGCTGAACATATTTCTTGGGAAACTGCGAACTTAACGCCGCGAGAGATAGAGGTGGTCAATCTCTTGTGTAAAGGTGTTTCGCCTGCAAGTATCAGTGAAACGCTGCATATTTCTCAGTCAACGACAAATAAACATATTGCTCATATTTATGAAAAGATGCATGTGTCGACTCGGCAGGAGTTGATCGTTCGATTATTAGGTTGA
- a CDS encoding UvrD-helicase domain-containing protein, with translation MPLILCPECENKISDRAESCPHCGLPSKYFGTSVAADDTKIEAESSQPIDLTAFRNTLIAFDHSYQTFFGSEHYITARELAGLKAAFGSWAEKLKDKTAYLYCKENAHHYAVDFEMVNICLRRYESLMQDVENHNSLHVDRIVELNADYFDELLKDIDPNIKLDDEQRKAVVTDDDYCLLVAGAGAGKTTTMAAKVKYLVEKKNVPPEDIIVISYTRKAIDELKERINKGLHIPAKICTFHAFAFDIVRKFSDTPPEVNYSAYNIIFDMLEREVFNDKTLLRKLLLFLGFYFDLPADVMNYDNLNQFHLAKAAQDYETLKSGAGDYIKKVANQRGKYMRTITGEYLRSVQEAQIANFLYLNGLDYEYEPIYHHAIRGARKKYTPDFLIRQGEHTAYLEHYAISESGYSYILTPEEIAKYRNAIKDKRKLHHQMGTSLLETWAWYKDRRPLTEHLKELLENEGFVLKERDFSEVYKKITETSKDKYVFKMVQFLMTFVAQFKTCGYDGGGFEALRAKTDNPRTHLFLDIAEPVYKYYQNQLSAQNRIDFEDMINDAHFYLGEIERQQLELPYKYIIIDEFQDIARQRFNLTKKLSEITHAKVVAVGDDWQSIFAFSGSEIGLFTRFLELMGSGVEMKITHTYRNSQELIDIAGGFVQKNVSQIQKQLISPKHLPNPVVLTEFDDSYKPDYAMAEAAEKTIECIIEEYGEDKSILLIGRYNYDNYKLCRTGHFTQLPGRGIKCEKYPKVDLTFMTAHSAKGLGFDNVILLNMFEGKFGFPCQLEDDPILKLVRFEDTSIPFAEERRLFYVALTRTKNRVYILTPQHKPSRFLIELINDYEIVHSNNLNMETVDLFRLRCPVCGYPLKYEYNKNYGMGLYLCTNEPEVCDFMTNNKVHLHDIYKCDQCKDGFMIVKAKGNDAFYGCTGYDSKTKSGCRNMRQIFVTHNQR, from the coding sequence GTGCCGCTGATTTTATGCCCGGAGTGTGAAAACAAAATATCAGACCGAGCGGAATCCTGCCCTCATTGTGGGCTGCCTTCCAAATATTTTGGTACATCTGTAGCTGCTGATGACACAAAGATTGAGGCTGAATCATCTCAACCTATTGATTTGACTGCGTTTCGGAATACACTTATTGCCTTCGATCACAGCTATCAAACCTTCTTTGGATCCGAACATTATATTACAGCACGTGAATTGGCAGGACTTAAAGCGGCATTTGGTTCATGGGCAGAGAAGTTAAAAGATAAGACTGCCTACTTATATTGCAAAGAAAATGCTCATCACTATGCGGTTGATTTTGAAATGGTGAATATCTGTTTGCGCCGATATGAGTCTTTAATGCAGGATGTAGAAAATCACAATAGTCTTCATGTAGATCGAATCGTTGAGCTAAATGCAGACTATTTTGATGAGTTGCTTAAAGATATTGACCCAAATATTAAACTAGATGATGAACAGCGTAAAGCAGTAGTAACCGATGATGATTACTGTCTTCTTGTAGCTGGGGCGGGTGCGGGTAAAACTACAACCATGGCGGCCAAGGTTAAGTACCTGGTGGAAAAGAAAAATGTGCCACCAGAAGATATTATTGTTATTTCCTATACTCGAAAAGCCATTGATGAATTGAAAGAGCGTATCAACAAAGGTCTTCACATACCTGCAAAAATCTGTACTTTCCATGCCTTTGCATTTGATATAGTCCGAAAATTTAGTGACACTCCACCAGAAGTTAATTATTCAGCCTATAACATTATCTTTGATATGTTGGAAAGGGAAGTTTTTAATGATAAGACCCTTTTGCGCAAACTTCTGTTGTTTCTCGGGTTTTATTTTGATTTGCCTGCTGACGTTATGAATTACGATAACCTCAACCAATTTCATCTAGCTAAAGCGGCACAAGACTATGAAACGTTGAAAAGTGGAGCGGGAGATTACATAAAAAAAGTAGCAAATCAGCGGGGCAAATATATGCGAACGATCACTGGTGAATACCTTCGTTCTGTACAGGAGGCTCAGATTGCCAACTTCTTATATCTCAACGGACTTGACTACGAATATGAGCCTATATACCATCATGCGATTCGTGGAGCTAGAAAAAAGTATACACCTGATTTTCTTATACGTCAGGGTGAACACACCGCATATCTCGAACACTATGCAATTAGCGAAAGTGGATATAGCTATATACTTACACCTGAGGAAATTGCAAAGTACAGAAATGCCATAAAGGACAAGCGTAAACTTCACCACCAAATGGGGACAAGCTTATTAGAAACATGGGCATGGTATAAGGATCGGCGACCTCTTACTGAACATCTGAAAGAACTATTGGAGAATGAGGGGTTTGTTCTTAAAGAACGTGACTTTTCAGAGGTTTATAAAAAGATTACAGAAACCAGTAAAGACAAATATGTCTTTAAAATGGTTCAGTTTTTGATGACTTTTGTCGCACAGTTTAAAACCTGCGGATATGATGGAGGCGGGTTTGAAGCGCTAAGAGCGAAAACTGATAATCCACGGACACATCTCTTTTTAGATATTGCGGAGCCGGTATACAAGTATTATCAAAACCAACTTTCAGCTCAGAACCGGATTGACTTTGAGGATATGATCAACGACGCGCATTTTTATCTTGGGGAAATTGAGCGTCAGCAGTTAGAATTGCCTTATAAATACATTATTATAGATGAATTTCAGGACATTGCGCGGCAACGATTCAATTTAACAAAAAAGCTTAGCGAGATAACCCATGCTAAGGTTGTCGCTGTTGGAGATGACTGGCAATCTATTTTTGCTTTTTCAGGTTCGGAAATTGGACTTTTCACACGTTTTCTGGAACTGATGGGTAGTGGCGTTGAAATGAAGATCACGCACACCTACCGCAATTCTCAGGAGCTTATTGATATTGCGGGCGGTTTTGTACAGAAGAATGTTTCTCAAATTCAAAAGCAATTAATATCTCCTAAACATCTTCCGAATCCAGTTGTATTGACAGAGTTTGATGACAGCTATAAGCCTGATTATGCGATGGCAGAAGCAGCAGAGAAAACGATAGAATGCATCATTGAAGAATATGGAGAGGACAAGTCCATTTTATTGATAGGGCGGTACAATTATGACAATTACAAATTATGCAGAACAGGACATTTTACTCAGTTGCCCGGCCGCGGTATTAAGTGCGAAAAATATCCAAAAGTTGATTTAACGTTTATGACAGCACACAGCGCAAAAGGACTAGGTTTTGACAATGTTATTCTATTAAATATGTTTGAAGGGAAATTCGGCTTTCCTTGCCAACTTGAAGATGATCCTATCTTGAAATTGGTACGGTTTGAAGATACATCCATCCCATTTGCAGAAGAACGGCGGCTATTCTATGTAGCGTTGACTCGTACAAAAAACCGTGTATATATTCTTACCCCTCAACATAAACCATCTCGTTTCCTAATTGAACTGATTAATGATTATGAGATTGTGCACTCAAATAATCTTAACATGGAAACAGTTGATTTGTTCAGGTTGAGATGCCCTGTATGTGGATACCCATTGAAATATGAGTACAATAAGAATTATGGAATGGGTTTATATTTGTGTACAAACGAGCCGGAAGTCTGTGACTTCATGACAAATAACAAGGTGCATCTTCACGATATATATAAATGCGATCAGTGTAAGGATGGTTTTATGATCGTAAAAGCTAAAGGCAATGATGCTTTTTATGGATGTACAGGTTATGACAGCAAGACCAAAAGTGGTTGTAGGAATATGCGGCAAATTTTTGTTACCCACAATCAAAGATAA
- a CDS encoding HNH endonuclease translates to MKYFLVSQNKTYKDEYERKYLWAPQKNKTGQTVYHWSNMVKVSIGDIIISYVNKQIKKVAIAKSISYDFIKPQELNNQDWEQKGWKIDVEYIEPNYEVFLTEIWDEIADLLPDKYSPFTKYGTGTQGYLFELPNKVGQIMLERTGLSYLGDAIFEPQKFSSWEILNDKVALKTIDKSVLKHHGTGIPIGTRSFFELSDMNFNERKDIKLKYKDADYDAHFEFDSKETARTRLFWKSDFKDVLAREFKEYYDVLVNDLDFGDAELPKIRLEKIDQYNFSIELIVPNEIEEDFDSEEAENNLEYSEIRPEGNVKYIYGKKYERDPVNRANAIKYHGTICKICGFDFEEVYGQRGKGYIEIHHIKPLSFIGEEVKINPITDLIPVCANCHRMIHRRKNDILDLEEMKDIIDKYTFSEDD, encoded by the coding sequence ATGAAGTATTTTTTGGTTTCTCAGAATAAAACTTACAAAGATGAATATGAAAGAAAATATTTATGGGCACCTCAAAAAAATAAAACGGGTCAAACGGTATATCATTGGTCTAATATGGTCAAGGTTTCAATAGGGGATATTATAATCAGTTATGTTAATAAGCAAATTAAGAAAGTGGCTATTGCAAAAAGCATTAGCTATGATTTCATTAAACCCCAGGAACTCAATAATCAAGATTGGGAACAAAAAGGTTGGAAGATAGATGTCGAATACATCGAACCAAACTATGAAGTTTTTCTTACTGAAATATGGGATGAAATAGCGGATTTGCTACCTGATAAATACTCGCCTTTCACAAAATATGGTACGGGGACTCAGGGTTATTTGTTTGAATTGCCCAATAAAGTTGGTCAAATTATGTTGGAACGTACTGGGTTATCTTATCTAGGTGATGCTATATTTGAACCACAAAAATTTAGTTCTTGGGAAATTCTAAATGACAAAGTGGCTCTCAAAACAATTGATAAGTCTGTTTTAAAGCATCATGGTACAGGAATACCAATAGGAACTAGGTCATTCTTTGAATTAAGTGATATGAATTTTAATGAGCGTAAAGACATCAAGCTTAAATACAAAGATGCAGATTATGACGCTCATTTTGAATTTGATAGCAAGGAGACTGCTAGAACTAGATTGTTTTGGAAGTCGGATTTTAAAGACGTTCTAGCAAGGGAATTCAAGGAATATTATGATGTATTAGTCAATGATTTGGATTTTGGTGATGCTGAGCTACCCAAGATTAGGCTTGAAAAGATTGATCAATATAATTTCAGTATTGAGTTAATTGTTCCGAATGAGATCGAGGAAGATTTCGATTCTGAGGAAGCAGAGAATAATTTAGAGTACAGTGAAATTCGGCCAGAAGGCAATGTTAAATACATCTATGGGAAGAAATATGAGCGTGATCCTGTAAATAGAGCAAACGCTATTAAGTATCACGGAACAATATGCAAAATATGTGGATTTGACTTTGAGGAAGTATATGGGCAAAGAGGTAAAGGATATATTGAAATCCATCATATAAAACCGTTGAGTTTTATTGGAGAAGAAGTAAAAATAAATCCGATTACAGATCTAATTCCTGTATGTGCTAATTGCCATAGAATGATACACCGGAGGAAGAATGATATACTTGATTTAGAAGAAATGAAGGACATCATTGATAAATATACCTTTAGTGAAGATGATTAA